From Nitratidesulfovibrio vulgaris str. Hildenborough, a single genomic window includes:
- a CDS encoding adenine nucleotide alpha-hydrolase family protein yields the protein MTATTHHKALEDILGGLPVLAVALSGGVDSRFLVHMALRAGCRVVALHATGPHVAPRETLWARDWAQRTEVRLMLVEFDPLPIPAVTSGSPDRCYHCKRALMQALRRALPEDAACAPLCDGTNADDLAAHRPGLRALHECGVRSPLAEAGIHKAHIRTLGAATGLAAPEQAARPCLLTRLPYGMRPSAPLLRRLSRAEAALEDMGLRDFRLRVRPGAPVLLQLGPSEAVAESGGTSPHPGDMLLTGTAGHLRRGIDAAVLRAALNDAGFPDADIASTDGVSGYFDRTTGGTPVTT from the coding sequence ATGACCGCAACGACGCACCACAAGGCCCTCGAGGACATCCTCGGGGGCCTTCCTGTTCTGGCTGTCGCCCTTTCCGGCGGCGTGGACAGTCGCTTCCTCGTCCATATGGCGCTCCGGGCGGGGTGCCGGGTCGTGGCGCTGCATGCCACCGGGCCGCATGTGGCCCCGAGAGAGACCCTGTGGGCCAGAGACTGGGCACAGCGGACGGAGGTTCGCCTCATGCTGGTCGAGTTCGACCCGCTGCCCATTCCCGCCGTGACATCGGGTTCACCCGACAGGTGCTACCACTGCAAACGCGCCCTCATGCAGGCCTTGCGCCGGGCGCTGCCGGAAGACGCAGCCTGTGCGCCCCTCTGCGACGGAACCAACGCCGACGACCTCGCCGCGCACCGTCCGGGACTGCGTGCGCTCCATGAATGCGGGGTGCGCTCGCCCCTCGCCGAAGCGGGAATCCACAAGGCCCACATCCGCACTCTAGGGGCCGCCACGGGGCTTGCTGCGCCGGAACAGGCGGCGCGCCCCTGCCTGCTGACGAGGCTGCCCTACGGCATGCGCCCCTCCGCCCCCCTGCTACGCCGCCTGTCCCGCGCCGAGGCTGCGCTCGAAGACATGGGACTGCGCGACTTCAGGCTGCGCGTCCGGCCCGGCGCTCCGGTACTGTTGCAGCTGGGGCCAAGCGAAGCGGTGGCCGAATCAGGCGGTACGTCCCCACATCCCGGCGATATGCTCCTGACGGGTACTGCAGGACACCTGCGCCGGGGTATCGATGCGGCAGTGCTGCGCGCTGCGCTCAACGACGCGGGATTCCCGGATGCGGACATCGCCAGCACGGATGGTGTCAGCGGCTATTTCGACAGGACCACAGGCGGGACTCCGGTGACAACGTGA